One stretch of Rhinolophus ferrumequinum isolate MPI-CBG mRhiFer1 chromosome 5, mRhiFer1_v1.p, whole genome shotgun sequence DNA includes these proteins:
- the ENAM gene encoding enamelin, which translates to MFEQDFEKPKEKDPPKTESPATEPSSNSTVPGTNSTQPNAPNTGGSQGRNDTSPTGNSGHGPNTASNPTTQNGVIPPPAVNVSGQGAQRGQTPWGPNQPNIYEYYPNPNIHSFPAGRQWRPTSTVMGHRQNGPFYRNQQVQRGPRWNSFAWEDKQAVRPGNPIYRKPYASTARGNSPNHAGNPANFRRKPQGPNKHPVGTSVAPLGPKHGTVGRNEKVQNPREKPLGQKEKIVIPTRDPTGPWRNSQDYGVNKSNYKLPHSEGNMLVPNFNSIDQRENSYYPRGDSRRAPNPDGQTPNQNLPKGIILEPRRTPYESETNLPELKHSTYQPEYPEEIPSPAREHFPAGRNTWNHQEIVPPFKEDPGRQEELLPHHSQGSRGGLYYPDYNPYDPRENSPYLRRNTWDERDDSPNTRGQPENPLYPINNPDPKETVPYNEEDPIDPTGDEPFPGQSRWGVEESSFKEGQTVRHYEGEHHTSYQPKEYLPYSLDNPSKPREDFPYGEFYPWNPDQNLPVPTVPPPVENRGYYVNSAVGPEESTLFPSWNSWDPRIQAQGQKERRPYFNRNFWDQPTHVHKAPAGPPHQKENEPYSSNSPAGLQKNPTLREGENLNYGMQITRLNSPEGEHLPFQDLIPPSYSSGPKEAHLFHLSQRSPCCAGGSTGRKDNLLALQDHTPSFGLAPGENQDPSPLYTKDSHTKHARHTISPTSTLPGQRNSSENRLPGESPNPNPFRDDVSTLRRNIPCSIKNQLDQRGIIPFSETSSLQSKNTPCLKSDLGGDGNNVLDEILEGSQLNERTVALTPEQLVIGTPDEGPKPEGLQREVQGNEGERQQERPSSILQLPCFGSKLAKYLSSSTGAPSSIGRQGPFNGDPMMPTEIPNSLAGLATGAQFQSINVDPLNADEHTPFDSLQIGTNPQDQVQNCLLLQA; encoded by the coding sequence ATGTTTGAACAAGATTttgaaaaacccaaagaaaaagaCCCTCCTAAAACAGAGAGTCCAGCCACTGAACCCTCATCTAATTCAACAGTTCCTGGGACTAATTCTACCCAACCAAATGCACCAAATACAGGAGGAAGTCAGGGCAGAAATGACACCAGCCCAACAGGAAACAGTGGCCATGGACCGAACACTGCGAGCAACCCTACAACTCAAAATGGGGTCATTCCACCCCCTGCAGTTAATGTTTCAGGCCAGGGGGCACAAAGAGGTCAAACCCCATGGGGACCAAATCAGccaaatatttatgaatactACCCAAATCCTAACATCCATAGTTTTCCTGCAGGAAGACAATGGCGTCCCACTAGTACTGTCATGGGGCACAGACAGAATGGGCCTTTTTACCGAAATCAACAAGTCCAAAGGGGTCCTCGGTGGAATTCCTTCGCTTGGGAAGACAAACAAGCAGTTCGTCCAGGAAATCCAATTTATCGCAAACCTTACGCTTCCACTGCAAGAGGCAATTCTCCCAATCATGCAGGAAATCCagcaaatttcagaagaaagCCTCAGGGGCCAAATAAACACCCTGTGGGAACCAGTGTTGCTCCTTTGGGTCCCAAACATGGTACTGTTGGCCGCAATGAAAAAGTCCAAAATCCAAGAGAGAAGCCACtaggtcaaaaagaaaaaatagtcatTCCTACAAGGGATCCAACTGGCCCCTGGAGAAACTCTCAAGATTATGGAGTTAATAAATCAAACTATAAATTGCCTCATTCTGAGGGTAACATGCTAGTCCCAAATTTTAATTCTATTGATCAACGTGAAAACTCTTATTACCCAAGAGGAGATTCCAGAAGAGCCCCAAATCCTGATGGACAAACCCCAAATCAGAATTTGCCCAAAGGGATTATTTTAGAGCCAAGAAGAACCCCATATGAATCAGAAACTAATCTGCCAGAATTAAAGCACAGTACATATCAGCCTGAATACCCTGAGGAAATCCCTTCCCCTGCAAGGGAACATTTTCCAGCCGGAAGAAATACTTGGAACCACCAAGAAATTGTTCCACCTTTTAAGGAAgatcctgggaggcaggaggaacTCTTACCTCATCATTCCCAGGGCTCTAGAGGAGGTTTGTACTACCCAGACTATAACCCCTATGATCCCAGGGAGAACTCACCATACCTTAGAAGAAATACATGGGATGAGAGAGATGATTCTCCCAACACTAGGGGGCAACCCGAAAATCCGCTGTACCCCATAAACAATCCAGACCCAAAAGAGACAGTCCCTTACAATGAAGAGGACCCAATTGATCCAACTGGAGATGAACCTTTCCCAGGACAAAGTAGATGGGGGGTGGAGGAGTCAAGCTTTAAAGAAGGCCAAACAGTTAGGCACTATGAAGGTGAACATCATACCTCATATCAACCAAAGGAATACCTTCCCTATTCCTTAGATAATCCATCGAAACCCAGGGAGGATTTTCCTTATGGTGAATTCTACCCTTGGAACCCAGATCAGAATTTGCCAGTTCCCACTGTACCACCACCTGTGGAGAACAGAGGCTATTATGTTAACAGTGCTGTTGGACCAGAAGAAAGCACTCTGTTTCCTTCTTGGAACTCCTGGGATCCCAGAATACAAGCCCAAGGGCAGAAGGAAAGAAGGCcatattttaacagaaatttCTGGGATCAGCCAACACACGTACACAAAGCCCCTGCTGGTCCACCACACCAGAAAGAGAACGAGCCCTATTCTAGTAACTCCCCAGCTGGGCTTCAGAAAAATCCAACATTGCGTGAAGGTGAGAATTTGAATTATGGCATGCAGATTACTAGGTTAAATTCACCAGAGGGTGAACATTTGCCTTTCCAGGACTTAATTCCTCCAAGTTACTCATCAGGTCCAAAAGAAGCACATTTATTTCATCTAAGCCAGAGAAGCCCTTGCTGTGCTGGTGGCTCCACAGGGCGAAAGGACAATCTGCTTGCTCTACAAGACCACACTCCATCTTTTGGTCTTGCCCCAGGGGAGAACCAAGACCCCAGTCCTCTGTATACAAAAGATAGTCACACTAAACATGCAAGACATACCATCTCCCCAACAAGCACCTTACCTGGCCAGAGAAACAGCTCAGAGAATAGGCTGCCTGGAGAAAGTCCAAACCCAAATCCTTTTAGAGATGATGTGTCCACTCTGAGAAGGAACATACCATGTTCTATAAAGAATCAACTAGATCAAAGGGGAATTATACCCTTTTCTGAAACCAGTTCCCTTCAATCAAAAAATACTCCTTGTCTTAAAAGTGACCTTGGAGGAGATGGAAACAATGTTTTGGATGAAATATTAGAAGGCAGCCAGCTCAATGAAAGGACTGTTGCCCTTACTCCTGAGCAGCTTGTTATTGGTACACCTGATGAAGGCCCCAAGCCAGAAGGACTCCAAAGGGAAGTGCAAGGAAATGAGGGTGAAAGGCAACAAGAAAGGCCATCTAGCATCCTACAGTTACCGTGCTTTGGCTCCAAATTAGCAAAGTATCTCTCCTCCAGCACTGGAGCTCCATCTAGCATTGGAAGGCAAGGCCCATTCAATGGAGATCCAATGATGCCTACTGAAATTCCTAATTCATTGGCTGGCTTAGCTACTGGGGCCCAGTTTCAGAGTATAAATGTAGACCCACTTAATGCAGATGAACACACTCCATTTGATTCCCTTCAAATAGGGACCAATCCACAGGACCAGGTACAAAACTGCTTACTACTTCAGGCCTAG